Proteins from a genomic interval of Brachybacterium vulturis:
- a CDS encoding CHY zinc finger protein produces MRPVVHGPTVDEQTRCVHYRTARDVIAIRFACCRRYYPCHLCHEETADHPSRPWPPGSGQQLAVLCGVCWTQLRIDDYVGASQCPQCGAAFNPGCAAHHPLYFG; encoded by the coding sequence ATGAGGCCCGTCGTCCACGGGCCGACGGTGGATGAGCAGACCCGCTGCGTCCACTACCGCACGGCGCGGGACGTGATCGCGATCCGCTTCGCCTGCTGCCGGCGGTACTACCCCTGCCACCTGTGCCATGAGGAGACCGCCGATCATCCCTCGCGCCCCTGGCCGCCGGGATCAGGGCAGCAGCTCGCCGTGCTCTGCGGCGTGTGCTGGACCCAGCTGCGCATCGACGACTACGTCGGCGCCTCGCAGTGTCCGCAGTGCGGCGCCGCCTTCAACCCGGGATGCGCAGCGCACCACCCGCTCTACTTCGGATAG
- a CDS encoding GNAT family N-acetyltransferase, producing the protein MDLSFRRAAPEDVPAAQAAYRQIIDHLARTADFPHWHTEDHPRPAQVAAWIAAGELYLAHTPDDTGSASPAEIAGVVVLNHATAGGYDDADWAIDAAPEEVLVVHVLGVTPDHLGQGVARFLIDSSLQAAREQGCRTLRLDAYVENLPARTLYARHGFTDLGVHTLDYDGTDLEQFHLFEQVL; encoded by the coding sequence ATGGACCTGAGCTTTCGACGGGCTGCGCCCGAGGACGTCCCGGCGGCGCAGGCGGCCTACCGGCAGATCATCGATCACCTCGCCCGGACGGCGGACTTCCCGCACTGGCACACCGAGGACCACCCGAGGCCCGCACAGGTCGCCGCCTGGATCGCGGCCGGAGAGCTCTACCTGGCGCACACGCCCGACGACACCGGCTCCGCCTCGCCGGCGGAGATCGCGGGCGTGGTCGTCCTGAACCACGCGACGGCGGGCGGCTACGACGACGCTGACTGGGCGATCGACGCCGCTCCCGAGGAGGTGCTGGTGGTCCATGTCCTCGGTGTCACCCCCGACCATCTCGGGCAGGGCGTCGCCCGATTCCTCATCGACTCGTCCCTGCAGGCCGCGCGGGAGCAGGGCTGCCGCACCCTCCGCCTGGACGCCTACGTCGAGAACCTGCCCGCCCGGACCCTGTACGCCCGCCACGGGTTCACCGACCTCGGTGTCCACACCTTGGACTACGACGGCACCGATCTGGAGCAGTTCCACCTGTTCGAACAGGTTCTCTGA
- a CDS encoding SDR family oxidoreductase: MYHGTSLLDARVLITGGARGLGRQLALEAARRGADVTIWDLDLSRAEAVVAEIRAVGATAVTARVDVTDREQITAAAHQAGPQDVVINNAGIITGKRLLEASDEEIRRTFELNTLALFWVTRAFLPGMLERDRGTVATIASAAGLAGVARQTDYSASKWAAIGFTESLRAELRGDSSGAGTFVMCPFFIDTGMFDGVTTKFPRLLPILKEQEVARQALSAIESGKEQIITPWLARLLPAARILPVRLFDRGLDLLGINHTMDEFVGRHDPEAPQR; this comes from the coding sequence ATGTACCACGGAACATCCCTGCTCGACGCCCGCGTGCTCATCACCGGCGGCGCACGAGGACTCGGGCGGCAGCTGGCTCTGGAGGCAGCGCGGCGCGGGGCTGACGTGACGATCTGGGACCTCGACCTGTCGCGCGCCGAGGCCGTCGTGGCGGAGATCCGGGCCGTCGGCGCCACCGCCGTCACCGCGCGGGTGGACGTCACCGATCGGGAGCAGATCACCGCCGCCGCGCACCAGGCCGGGCCGCAGGACGTGGTGATCAACAACGCCGGGATCATCACCGGCAAGCGGCTCCTGGAGGCGAGCGACGAGGAGATCCGCCGCACCTTCGAGCTGAACACGCTCGCCCTGTTCTGGGTGACCCGGGCCTTCCTGCCGGGGATGCTCGAGCGCGACCGAGGCACGGTCGCCACCATCGCGAGCGCCGCGGGGCTGGCCGGCGTCGCCCGGCAGACGGATTACTCCGCGAGCAAGTGGGCCGCGATCGGCTTCACCGAGTCGCTCCGGGCCGAGCTGCGCGGGGACTCCTCGGGCGCAGGCACCTTCGTGATGTGCCCCTTCTTTATCGACACCGGAATGTTCGACGGGGTGACCACGAAGTTCCCCCGTCTGCTGCCGATCCTCAAGGAGCAGGAGGTGGCGCGCCAGGCCCTCTCCGCGATCGAGAGCGGGAAGGAGCAGATCATCACGCCCTGGCTCGCCCGGCTGCTCCCGGCGGCGCGCATCCTGCCGGTGCGGCTGTTCGACCGCGGACTGGACCTGCTGGGCATCAACCACACGATGGACGAGTTCGTGGGCCGTCACGACCCCGAGGCGCCGCAGCGTTGA
- a CDS encoding IS110 family transposase, with protein sequence MFTETTSLGLDVHARSVNAAAIDCSTGEVIEKSLPNDLVAISEFVEDLARGHGPLRITYEAGPTGFTLARFLLDAGHSVQVAAPSKLLRPTGERVKTDRRDAMLLARLARNDDIVAVRVPTLAEESARDLVRSRDDARRDLMSARHRLGKLVLRRGHVFPGKTTWGREHDAWLRAIRRDHLAEYGSGTVAAFDDAYDAVTHTLARRDRLDVTILNLAEDSEFTEITHRLACLRGISTLTAFGLAVEIGDWDRFTGSTIAAYLGLVPSEHSSGQTRSLGGITKTGNSHARRFLIESAWHHKPGYYPGKTLRQDWAKVPAVIAERADRGNRRLHHRWMVLEARRKRHAIANTAIARELAGWCWSLATMEE encoded by the coding sequence GTGTTCACCGAGACTACAAGCCTGGGATTGGATGTCCATGCCCGTAGCGTCAATGCCGCTGCGATCGACTGCTCCACCGGCGAGGTGATCGAGAAGTCCCTGCCGAATGATCTGGTCGCTATCAGCGAGTTCGTCGAGGACCTCGCCCGTGGCCACGGTCCCTTGCGGATCACCTACGAGGCCGGCCCCACCGGCTTCACGCTTGCCCGGTTCCTGCTCGATGCTGGACATTCCGTCCAGGTCGCGGCCCCGTCGAAGCTGTTGCGACCAACGGGTGAGCGAGTCAAGACCGATCGGCGCGATGCGATGCTGCTGGCCCGTCTGGCGCGCAACGATGACATCGTCGCGGTGCGGGTCCCCACGCTCGCGGAGGAGTCCGCCCGAGATCTGGTCCGTTCCCGGGACGATGCCCGCCGCGACTTGATGAGTGCCCGGCACCGGCTCGGGAAGCTGGTGCTGCGCCGCGGTCACGTCTTCCCCGGCAAGACGACCTGGGGCCGGGAGCATGACGCCTGGCTGCGGGCCATCCGCCGTGACCACTTGGCCGAATATGGTTCCGGGACCGTGGCCGCGTTCGATGACGCCTACGACGCCGTCACCCACACTCTCGCCCGCCGCGATCGCCTTGATGTAACGATCTTGAACCTGGCCGAGGACAGCGAATTCACCGAGATCACCCACCGCCTGGCCTGCCTGCGAGGGATCTCCACTCTGACCGCGTTCGGTCTGGCGGTGGAGATCGGGGACTGGGACCGGTTCACCGGCTCGACGATCGCGGCCTACCTCGGACTGGTCCCCTCCGAGCACTCCTCTGGACAGACGAGGTCTCTGGGCGGGATCACCAAGACCGGCAACTCCCACGCCCGCCGGTTCCTGATCGAGTCGGCCTGGCACCACAAACCCGGCTACTACCCCGGCAAGACCCTGCGACAGGACTGGGCGAAGGTCCCGGCCGTGATCGCCGAACGCGCCGACCGCGGGAACCGACGTCTCCATCACCGCTGGATGGTGCTGGAAGCGCGCCGCAAACGCCACGCCATCGCGAATACCGCGATCGCCCGCGAACTGGCCGGCTGGTGCTGGTCCCTGGCCACCATGGAGGAATAA
- a CDS encoding VOC family protein — protein MSATLQITIDAHDPRTLSLFWKEVLGYVHPGPPGTDLAPGADPLAAWDEFLEDHDVPEEQRNSASALEDPDGRGPRLYFQRVPEDKVVKNRVHLDVRTASELRGEERMTALEAECERLVALGGSRLELHEPEAPTSIGFLVMADPEGNEFCLD, from the coding sequence ATGAGCGCCACCCTGCAGATCACCATCGATGCCCATGACCCGCGCACTCTCTCGCTGTTCTGGAAGGAGGTGCTCGGATACGTGCACCCGGGCCCTCCCGGCACGGACCTCGCCCCGGGTGCTGATCCGCTCGCGGCGTGGGACGAGTTCCTCGAGGACCACGACGTGCCCGAGGAGCAGCGCAACAGCGCCTCCGCCCTCGAGGACCCCGACGGGAGGGGGCCGCGGCTCTACTTCCAGCGCGTCCCGGAGGACAAGGTCGTCAAGAACCGCGTCCATCTCGATGTGCGCACCGCATCCGAGCTGCGCGGCGAGGAGCGGATGACGGCGCTGGAGGCGGAGTGCGAGCGACTGGTCGCGCTCGGCGGCTCGCGTCTGGAGCTTCATGAGCCCGAGGCGCCGACCAGCATCGGGTTCCTCGTGATGGCCGATCCCGAGGGCAACGAGTTCTGCCTGGACTGA
- a CDS encoding FGGY family carbohydrate kinase — protein MPSLLCLDLGTSAAKAALIDLDGNSREQASSEYPTRRTADGGAEQDPGDWVRAARTAIAQILPSPAAGDDLLALSLTGQMQDLVLETEGESEPPAILYSDTRAGAEAEELRAQLAAEGIAWDALTANQQDASSCAAMFRRLDRVDPGLARRVRQVVFGPAGHLVHRLGLGAWCDLTTAAATGLLDHRTRTWSAPVARAAGLAAPLLPALTHRAGQILGRTGASAPALLGLPAGLPVVLAPGDAGATTLGIVGLTPGDDYAYLGTSGWRAVVQPAAPPSQVGTSHHLALGGSDHGASDHGAGPTLRISALLAAGAVADWGREALLGGATPGAADALLEGREHRHGRGPTGLLALPSILGERYPVRDADLRGAMIGIGPQTRAIDLYAAMLEGVAHALAHGDDGATSRPLAVTGGGTASQPWLRIIADVTGRPVHTVDGADAALLGCALAAADELGLEHRIMPLAARADGRSIAPDPAAAAAHRALRPAHRALYTAVAEVQALR, from the coding sequence ATGCCCTCTCTGCTGTGCCTGGACCTCGGGACCTCCGCTGCGAAGGCGGCGCTGATCGATCTGGACGGCAACAGCAGGGAGCAGGCGAGCAGCGAGTATCCGACGCGCCGTACGGCCGACGGGGGAGCGGAGCAGGACCCCGGCGACTGGGTACGTGCCGCCCGCACCGCGATCGCCCAGATCCTCCCGTCCCCAGCGGCCGGCGATGACCTGCTGGCGCTGAGCCTGACCGGGCAGATGCAGGACCTGGTGCTCGAGACCGAGGGCGAGAGCGAGCCTCCCGCCATCCTGTACAGCGACACCCGCGCCGGAGCGGAGGCCGAGGAGCTGCGCGCCCAGCTCGCGGCCGAGGGCATCGCGTGGGACGCGCTCACCGCCAACCAGCAGGACGCGAGCAGCTGTGCGGCGATGTTCCGGCGCCTGGACCGCGTGGATCCCGGGCTCGCGCGGCGTGTCCGGCAGGTGGTGTTCGGTCCGGCCGGCCATCTCGTGCACCGACTGGGCCTCGGCGCCTGGTGCGATCTGACGACGGCTGCCGCCACCGGGCTGCTCGATCACCGCACGCGCACCTGGTCCGCCCCGGTCGCGCGCGCCGCAGGCCTCGCGGCTCCCCTGCTGCCGGCGCTCACCCACCGGGCGGGCCAGATCCTCGGGCGCACCGGGGCATCGGCCCCCGCACTGCTGGGTCTGCCGGCCGGGCTCCCCGTGGTCCTCGCGCCGGGCGACGCCGGGGCGACCACCCTCGGGATCGTCGGGCTCACCCCGGGCGATGACTACGCCTACCTGGGCACCAGCGGCTGGCGCGCCGTCGTGCAGCCGGCTGCCCCGCCATCACAGGTGGGCACCTCGCACCACCTCGCACTCGGTGGTAGCGACCACGGTGCGAGCGACCACGGCGCGGGGCCGACGCTGCGGATCTCCGCCCTGCTCGCCGCGGGCGCCGTGGCCGACTGGGGGCGCGAGGCCCTGCTGGGCGGGGCGACGCCCGGTGCGGCCGACGCCCTGCTCGAGGGGCGCGAGCACCGGCACGGCCGCGGACCCACGGGTCTCCTCGCACTGCCCTCGATCCTCGGCGAGCGCTACCCCGTGCGGGACGCCGACCTCCGCGGCGCCATGATCGGCATCGGCCCGCAGACCCGCGCGATCGACCTGTACGCGGCGATGCTCGAAGGGGTCGCTCACGCCCTCGCCCATGGTGACGACGGCGCGACCTCGCGTCCCCTGGCCGTCACCGGCGGCGGAACCGCCTCGCAGCCCTGGTTGCGGATCATCGCCGACGTCACCGGACGCCCCGTGCACACGGTCGACGGGGCCGATGCCGCACTGCTCGGCTGTGCGCTCGCTGCGGCCGACGAGCTGGGCCTCGAGCATCGGATCATGCCGCTCGCCGCGCGAGCGGACGGCCGGAGCATCGCACCGGACCCCGCGGCCGCCGCCGCGCACCGGGCGCTGCGGCCCGCCCACCGCGCCCTCTACACCGCGGTCGCCGAGGTGCAGGCGCTGAGGTGA
- a CDS encoding cupin domain-containing protein: MEKLDRNATTRGPDSSFTGEVLMEGIRGPRDGSRAAMNHVHFAPGARTHWHWHPVGQTLYGTGGVGLVVTRSGEVLTLEPGRTVWIPPREEHWHGALDTSLMSHLAVQEADDDDDETVIWLEPVSDEEFSRANEVARTA, encoded by the coding sequence ATGGAGAAGCTCGACCGCAATGCCACGACCCGCGGCCCGGACTCGTCGTTCACCGGCGAGGTGCTCATGGAGGGGATCCGTGGCCCGCGGGACGGTTCCCGCGCCGCGATGAACCACGTGCACTTCGCGCCGGGCGCGCGCACGCATTGGCACTGGCACCCCGTCGGCCAGACCCTCTACGGCACCGGCGGCGTGGGGCTGGTCGTCACCCGCTCGGGCGAGGTCCTCACCCTCGAGCCCGGACGCACGGTGTGGATCCCGCCGCGCGAGGAGCACTGGCACGGCGCGCTCGACACCTCGCTGATGTCCCACCTCGCGGTGCAGGAGGCCGACGACGACGACGACGAGACCGTGATCTGGCTCGAACCGGTCAGCGACGAGGAGTTCTCCCGCGCGAACGAGGTGGCGCGCACGGCCTGA
- a CDS encoding glycoside hydrolase family 13 protein, whose translation MTTAPLTAPPATRSDADWWRQAAVYQIYPRSFADGNGDGIGDLRGIISRIPYLAELGVDAVWLSPFYPSALADGGYDVDHYRDVDPTIGTLEEFDEMVTALHGVGIKLIVDVVPNHSSDRHEWFREALSAPKGSPARERYIFRDGRGEHGEEPPADWTSIFSGPAWTRVPDGQWYLHSFATEQPDFNWKHPEVHEDFLRTLRFWSDRGVDGFRIDVAHGLSKDLGEVLPSSAELKAMPKDGTHPLWDRDDVHEIYAEWRELFDQYEPPRIAVAEAWVETPERRAKYASPEGLGQAFNFDLMEADFDAGHFRDIVADNLAQSAVTGSSTTWVFSNHDGVRHATRYGLPPRAGRPVKQGAQWVAAGGPEDGIDRELGLRRARAATMLELALPGSAYLYQGEELGLHEVAEIPDEQRQDPAFWRTTAGDRGFDGLGRDGCRVPLPWTRSGSSFGFGEGGAHLPQPAWFADFSVEAEDGAAGSTLEMYREALRLRGELQGEESLEWDEALSGGDVLAFERPGGWLSVTNFGAQPVALPVGEVLLASGELEAAADGTSQLPGATTVWLRRSEA comes from the coding sequence GTGACCACCGCTCCCCTGACCGCTCCCCCCGCCACGCGATCCGACGCCGACTGGTGGCGCCAGGCGGCCGTCTACCAGATCTATCCGCGCTCCTTCGCGGATGGCAACGGCGACGGCATCGGTGACCTGCGCGGCATCATCTCCCGCATCCCGTACCTCGCCGAACTCGGCGTGGACGCAGTGTGGCTGAGTCCCTTCTACCCCTCGGCGCTCGCCGACGGGGGCTACGACGTGGACCACTATCGCGACGTGGATCCGACGATCGGCACCCTCGAGGAGTTCGACGAGATGGTCACCGCCCTGCACGGGGTCGGGATCAAGCTCATCGTCGATGTGGTCCCCAACCACTCGTCGGACCGCCATGAGTGGTTCCGGGAGGCGCTGTCCGCCCCGAAGGGCTCCCCCGCCCGCGAGCGCTACATCTTCCGCGACGGCCGCGGCGAGCATGGCGAGGAGCCGCCTGCGGACTGGACCTCGATCTTCAGCGGCCCGGCCTGGACCCGGGTCCCCGACGGCCAGTGGTACCTGCACTCCTTCGCCACCGAGCAGCCGGACTTCAACTGGAAGCATCCTGAGGTGCACGAGGATTTCCTGCGCACTCTCAGGTTCTGGTCGGACCGGGGAGTGGACGGCTTCCGGATCGACGTGGCCCATGGGCTGTCGAAGGATCTCGGCGAGGTGCTCCCCAGCTCGGCGGAGCTGAAGGCGATGCCGAAGGACGGCACGCATCCGCTGTGGGACCGCGACGACGTGCATGAGATCTATGCCGAGTGGCGCGAGCTGTTCGACCAGTACGAGCCGCCGCGGATCGCGGTCGCGGAGGCCTGGGTGGAGACCCCGGAGCGCCGCGCGAAGTACGCGAGCCCCGAAGGGCTCGGCCAGGCGTTCAACTTCGACCTGATGGAGGCCGATTTCGATGCCGGGCACTTCCGCGACATCGTCGCCGACAATCTCGCCCAGTCCGCGGTGACCGGCTCCTCGACCACCTGGGTGTTCTCGAACCACGACGGGGTGCGTCATGCCACCCGGTACGGCCTGCCGCCGCGTGCCGGTCGCCCCGTGAAGCAGGGCGCCCAGTGGGTGGCCGCCGGCGGCCCGGAGGACGGCATCGACCGCGAGCTAGGGCTCCGCCGCGCCCGGGCGGCGACGATGCTCGAGCTGGCACTCCCCGGCAGCGCCTATCTGTACCAGGGCGAGGAGCTGGGCCTGCACGAGGTCGCCGAGATCCCGGATGAGCAGCGCCAGGATCCGGCGTTCTGGCGTACCACCGCCGGGGACCGTGGCTTCGACGGCCTGGGCCGTGACGGCTGCCGAGTCCCGCTGCCGTGGACCCGCTCGGGCTCCTCCTTCGGCTTCGGCGAGGGTGGGGCGCATCTGCCGCAGCCTGCCTGGTTCGCGGACTTCTCCGTCGAGGCGGAGGACGGCGCCGCCGGTTCGACGCTCGAGATGTACCGCGAGGCGCTGCGTCTGCGCGGAGAGCTGCAGGGCGAGGAGTCGCTCGAGTGGGACGAGGCGCTCAGCGGCGGTGACGTGCTCGCCTTCGAGCGTCCCGGCGGTTGGCTGAGCGTCACGAATTTCGGAGCGCAGCCGGTGGCGCTGCCCGTCGGCGAGGTGCTGTTGGCGAGCGGTGAACTCGAGGCTGCGGCCGACGGCACGTCGCAGCTGCCCGGTGCGACCACGGTGTGGCTGCGCCGGTCGGAGGCCTGA
- a CDS encoding carbohydrate ABC transporter permease, producing the protein MSTATPAVSAAPAGSPTLAPTARRRRGRVGRERISWTTTMLLMVGSLAVLVPLYITVNMALKTTEQAVGGNAFALPNPFTFSSFVEAWNLTNFPRGFAISIFITVVAVVGEIVISALAAYAIVRNWDRRAFRWSFFYLLAAMFIPFPVVALPQIQLTGMLGLDNPLGVAILHIAFSLAFNTLLLTAFLRTIPLELEESMRMDGAGTWKVFWKLILPLLAPMCATVGIFAFIASWNDFMMPSLIISDPTLQTIPVLQNMFQTQFSNSYNVAFASYLMAMAPAIIVYLFAQRWVMSGLTQGAIK; encoded by the coding sequence ATGAGCACTGCGACTCCCGCCGTATCTGCGGCCCCTGCCGGCTCCCCCACCCTGGCGCCAACAGCTCGGCGTCGCCGCGGCCGGGTGGGACGCGAACGCATCAGCTGGACCACCACCATGCTGCTCATGGTGGGATCACTGGCCGTGCTCGTGCCGCTGTACATCACCGTGAACATGGCGCTGAAGACCACCGAGCAGGCGGTCGGCGGAAATGCCTTCGCTCTCCCGAACCCGTTCACGTTCTCGAGCTTCGTCGAGGCCTGGAACCTCACGAACTTCCCGCGCGGCTTCGCGATCTCGATCTTCATCACGGTGGTCGCCGTGGTCGGTGAGATCGTGATCTCGGCGCTCGCCGCCTACGCGATCGTACGCAACTGGGACCGACGAGCCTTCCGCTGGTCGTTCTTCTACCTGCTGGCGGCGATGTTCATCCCGTTCCCGGTGGTCGCGCTGCCGCAGATCCAGCTGACGGGCATGCTCGGACTGGACAATCCGCTGGGTGTCGCGATCCTGCACATCGCCTTCTCCCTGGCGTTCAACACGCTGCTGCTGACCGCATTCCTGCGCACCATCCCGCTCGAGCTCGAGGAGTCGATGCGGATGGACGGCGCCGGCACCTGGAAGGTGTTCTGGAAACTGATCCTGCCGCTGCTGGCGCCGATGTGCGCGACCGTGGGCATCTTCGCGTTCATCGCGTCGTGGAACGACTTCATGATGCCCTCGCTGATCATCTCGGACCCGACGCTGCAGACCATCCCGGTGCTGCAAAACATGTTCCAGACCCAGTTCAGCAACAGCTACAACGTCGCCTTCGCCTCCTACCTGATGGCGATGGCTCCGGCGATCATCGTCTACCTGTTCGCTCAGCGGTGGGTGATGTCCGGCCTTACCCAGGGCGCGATCAAGTAG
- a CDS encoding carbohydrate ABC transporter permease, with amino-acid sequence MSTMTPSPAVPRNAESRTRSPLVHHKRRIDPLYYLFLFPSLALFSLAVTLPALLGFGYSFTNSIGFGDWEFIGLRNYVAMFRDQGILGSYTFTLGFSLITVIVVNILAFALALGLTSKIRFTSALRTIFVIPMVISGIVIAFVFQYLFANTVPGIGQAIGSDALSTTILADPDWAWLSIVIVTAWQSIPGTMLIYIAGLVTIPAEVYEAGSIDGATGWQSIRHITLPLVSGFIVINTILGFKNYLNAYDIIVGLTDGGPGVATRSVAMSIFRGFDGGDYAYQMANAMVFFLISIALALLQLRITRGRTAF; translated from the coding sequence ATGTCGACGATGACACCATCGCCCGCTGTTCCCAGGAACGCCGAGAGCCGAACCCGCTCCCCGCTCGTCCACCACAAGCGGCGGATCGATCCCCTCTACTACCTGTTCCTGTTCCCCTCCCTAGCGCTGTTCAGCCTCGCGGTCACGCTGCCGGCGCTGCTGGGCTTCGGATACAGCTTCACGAACTCCATCGGCTTCGGTGACTGGGAGTTCATCGGCCTGCGCAACTATGTCGCGATGTTCCGCGACCAGGGGATCCTGGGGTCGTACACCTTCACGCTCGGCTTCTCGCTGATCACCGTGATCGTGGTGAACATCCTCGCCTTCGCGCTGGCCCTGGGCCTGACCTCGAAGATCCGCTTCACCTCCGCACTGCGCACGATCTTCGTGATCCCGATGGTCATCTCCGGCATCGTGATCGCCTTCGTGTTCCAGTACCTGTTCGCCAACACCGTGCCCGGCATCGGCCAGGCGATCGGCTCGGACGCGCTGTCCACCACGATCCTCGCCGATCCCGACTGGGCCTGGCTGTCGATCGTGATCGTCACCGCCTGGCAGTCGATCCCCGGCACGATGCTGATCTACATCGCCGGGCTGGTGACCATTCCCGCCGAGGTCTATGAGGCCGGTTCGATCGATGGTGCCACCGGCTGGCAGAGCATCCGGCACATCACCCTGCCGCTGGTCTCCGGGTTCATCGTCATCAACACGATCCTCGGCTTCAAGAACTACCTCAACGCCTACGACATCATCGTGGGCCTGACCGACGGCGGCCCGGGCGTGGCCACCCGATCCGTGGCGATGTCGATCTTCCGCGGGTTCGACGGCGGCGACTACGCCTACCAGATGGCGAACGCAATGGTCTTCTTCCTCATCTCGATCGCGCTCGCGCTCCTCCAGCTCCGCATCACTCGAGGAAGGACGGCATTCTGA
- a CDS encoding ABC transporter substrate-binding protein: MVSSSTGLSGPLTRRTLLAGVGGALAATALTSCGDSGPSELTLYQSKPEAISYFSRLAAEFSRSQDRFTVQHDIATNLSASFVRNNPPDLGCQNYNLEMGRFMERGALSDLSDLPEAATIREDVAELADWYPTYEGRTSVLPYSVTAAAVIYNRQIFEEHGLEVPTTWEELLSVCETLQAADVTPIYGTFLDPWTIAQGLFDYTVGGMVDVRSFYDQMDEIGEDVGPGSEVSFQNTLLEPVERMLELIPYHNVDAPSRAYGDGNTAMAQGKAAMYFQGPWALGEIEKAGTEVDLGTFPLPATADPADLRVRVNIDLSLWIPEAANEQEGARELLQFLMQPDIQNSYNDAFLAFGSTKNAPPVTDDRIAEMQQYYDEGRFYMGASQFIPNSIPAQNYLQSIVGGADAEQTLARMDADWARLAFRE; this comes from the coding sequence ATGGTGTCATCCTCAACCGGCTTGTCCGGCCCCCTCACCCGACGAACGCTGCTGGCAGGCGTGGGCGGTGCCCTGGCGGCGACCGCCCTGACGTCCTGCGGTGACAGCGGCCCGTCCGAGCTGACGCTCTACCAGTCCAAGCCCGAGGCGATCTCGTACTTCAGCCGGCTCGCCGCGGAGTTCTCCAGGTCCCAGGACCGCTTCACGGTCCAGCACGACATCGCCACGAACCTCTCGGCGAGCTTCGTGCGCAACAACCCGCCGGACCTCGGCTGCCAGAACTACAACCTCGAGATGGGCCGCTTCATGGAGCGCGGCGCCCTCTCGGACCTCTCCGACCTCCCCGAGGCCGCGACCATCCGCGAGGACGTCGCCGAGCTCGCCGACTGGTACCCCACCTATGAGGGTCGCACGAGCGTGCTGCCCTATTCGGTCACCGCCGCCGCAGTCATCTACAACCGGCAGATCTTCGAGGAGCACGGGCTCGAGGTCCCCACCACCTGGGAGGAGCTCCTGAGCGTCTGCGAGACGCTGCAGGCCGCGGATGTCACCCCCATCTACGGGACCTTCCTCGATCCGTGGACGATCGCCCAGGGTCTGTTCGACTACACCGTCGGCGGGATGGTCGACGTGCGCAGCTTCTACGATCAGATGGACGAGATCGGCGAGGACGTCGGCCCTGGCTCCGAGGTCTCCTTTCAGAACACGCTGCTGGAGCCCGTCGAACGCATGTTGGAGCTGATCCCGTACCACAACGTCGATGCCCCCAGCCGGGCCTATGGCGACGGCAACACGGCGATGGCCCAGGGGAAGGCCGCGATGTACTTCCAGGGGCCTTGGGCCCTGGGGGAGATCGAGAAGGCCGGCACCGAGGTGGATCTCGGCACCTTCCCGCTGCCGGCGACCGCTGATCCGGCCGATCTGAGGGTCCGCGTGAACATCGACCTGTCGCTGTGGATCCCGGAGGCCGCGAACGAGCAGGAGGGGGCGCGGGAGCTGTTGCAGTTCCTCATGCAGCCCGACATCCAGAACTCGTACAACGACGCCTTCCTCGCCTTCGGCAGCACGAAGAATGCCCCTCCGGTCACCGACGACCGGATCGCCGAGATGCAGCAGTACTACGACGAGGGACGCTTCTACATGGGTGCCTCGCAGTTCATCCCCAACTCGATCCCGGCCCAGAACTACCTCCAGTCGATCGTCGGCGGCGCCGACGCCGAGCAGACCCTGGCGCGCATGGATGCCGACTGGGCCCGCCTGGCCTTCCGGGAGTGA